The Candidatus Koribacter versatilis Ellin345 genome has a segment encoding these proteins:
- a CDS encoding carboxypeptidase-like regulatory domain-containing protein — protein sequence MYRFWNRCFVALFIIAVLAASAIAQSTGGRILGKISDPSGAVIPGATVTLTNEATGVANTTESDKDGNYGFPSVPVGDYGIEYTATGFKQNVLHHVTVILNQAMTLNQTMQLGQKQEVVDVSSEAPIVDTTSTQLGAVMGSRSVEQLPLNSRDTYQLLQLQPGVMSNVGGSNTVAYGSDKPGVVSVNGGRGRSNNFNVNGGDANDLFANLPTIQPNPDSIEEFRVITNTFDAEYGRNSGAVINVVTKSGTNNWHGSAYEFFRNAVLNAQGYFNTFKPAFQQNQFGGTLGGPIVKDRTFFFVSYEGRRVKQGTPTDLSFMPDSAMRNGDFSSLLDPVNMPQFTGNVNSAEDGSSLMADTLNSRCGPYLANGPVVGGEAWADVFPGGMVPSQCLDPTASALTKLYVPLPNQPGGYYQSAPPQIINGNEGSIKIDHRLTNNQNLNFYWYMDDSTTQQALSFFQAAGANVPGFGAQIPTRVQQYNLSHTWTISNTVVNEARFTYMREGQRGFEKPARTDIVQNSCQGLVDPTMCFSDPTNPKLGITPNLGASVEGVPFISVSGAFNIGNNFEGQLPQVGNSFAWSDNLSKVWGNHTLKFGGDVRRMRFDQTLYYNVNGYYSYYSDSTTTGLPLADWFLGLPASYSQGSAQRENVRSTSLYLFAQDSWKIKPNITLNYGLRWELNTPLADQLGHVQTYRPGQVTDKYPCTCGPNAPDNAFFPVGLVFPGDKGVPPGMTDTYYKGWAPRIGIAYSPNADSGLSKALFGGPGKTSIRAGFGLFYNPIEQLVLEQFGAEPPFGGSNYIYDSMFNTPFQDTAGNQYPNPFNGILTPKPGTSIDWSSFRPILLYGDMQPHIRTQYSEQYNLNIQREFGKDTVLQLGYVGSQAHRLLVTHDINYANPQTCLDLNATMGDGTCAQYFGDSSFYIPEGTVIAPQGLNLPYNPDGSTFIPGGTVVGPNGITLVGLRPYSSPNCHPMTGVGCPADQVPVFSSIFAQDTVGNSNYNSFQAMLQRRFSAGLQFQLAYTYSKSLDEGSSFEGIVNPVDIHRSYAASLFDARHRFVASYDWELPIRKFEGFAGKALNGWATSGIVTIQSGFPIRITDQNDNELYSSFDFETVGQPNQVGKFTTWDPRSHGGYYFDGTDGQIFTDNVALGTVGNASRTICCGPGIANWDMTFVKNTKFGERWDTQFRAEFFNILNHTQFYNPDGNITDGSDFGRIKSTRDPRLIQFAFKILF from the coding sequence ATGTACCGTTTCTGGAACCGATGTTTCGTTGCGCTGTTCATCATTGCGGTGCTCGCCGCATCGGCAATTGCGCAAAGCACTGGCGGCCGTATCCTCGGCAAGATTTCAGATCCCAGCGGCGCAGTCATACCCGGCGCCACCGTGACGCTCACCAACGAAGCGACCGGCGTGGCGAATACCACGGAGTCCGATAAGGACGGCAATTACGGCTTCCCGAGCGTGCCGGTGGGCGATTACGGCATTGAATATACGGCCACAGGTTTCAAGCAGAACGTGCTGCACCACGTCACGGTGATTTTGAACCAGGCGATGACCCTGAACCAGACGATGCAGTTAGGCCAGAAGCAGGAAGTGGTCGACGTCAGTTCGGAAGCACCTATCGTTGATACGACTTCGACGCAGTTGGGTGCAGTGATGGGATCGCGCTCGGTGGAGCAGCTTCCGCTGAACTCTCGCGATACCTATCAACTTCTGCAGTTGCAGCCGGGCGTAATGTCGAACGTTGGCGGCAGCAACACGGTGGCGTACGGATCGGATAAGCCGGGTGTGGTCTCCGTGAACGGCGGCCGCGGCCGTTCGAACAATTTCAATGTGAATGGCGGCGACGCAAACGACTTGTTCGCGAACCTTCCGACCATCCAGCCGAATCCTGACAGCATTGAAGAATTCCGCGTTATCACTAACACTTTCGACGCTGAATATGGCCGCAACTCCGGCGCCGTGATCAACGTGGTGACCAAGTCGGGCACCAATAATTGGCATGGAAGCGCCTACGAATTCTTTCGAAATGCAGTCCTGAATGCGCAGGGCTACTTCAATACTTTTAAGCCCGCTTTCCAGCAGAACCAGTTTGGTGGAACGTTGGGCGGACCGATCGTTAAAGACCGGACGTTCTTCTTCGTCTCGTACGAAGGGCGTCGAGTGAAACAAGGCACGCCGACGGACCTGAGCTTCATGCCGGATTCGGCAATGCGCAATGGTGACTTCAGCTCCCTGCTCGACCCTGTAAACATGCCGCAATTCACAGGCAATGTGAACTCCGCGGAAGATGGAAGTTCGCTGATGGCGGACACGCTGAACTCTCGTTGCGGCCCGTATCTTGCGAACGGACCGGTCGTCGGAGGAGAGGCTTGGGCCGATGTGTTCCCAGGTGGAATGGTGCCGTCGCAGTGTCTCGATCCAACCGCCTCGGCGCTCACCAAGCTCTACGTCCCGCTGCCTAACCAGCCGGGCGGCTACTACCAGAGCGCGCCTCCGCAAATCATCAACGGTAATGAAGGTTCTATAAAGATAGATCATCGCCTCACGAACAACCAGAACCTGAACTTCTACTGGTACATGGACGATTCCACCACGCAACAGGCGTTGTCGTTCTTCCAGGCGGCAGGCGCGAACGTGCCCGGATTTGGCGCGCAGATTCCGACGCGTGTGCAGCAATACAACCTGTCGCATACGTGGACGATTAGCAACACGGTGGTGAACGAAGCGCGCTTCACCTACATGCGTGAAGGCCAGCGAGGATTCGAGAAGCCCGCACGGACTGACATTGTGCAGAATTCGTGCCAGGGGCTGGTTGATCCGACAATGTGCTTCAGCGACCCGACGAATCCGAAGCTCGGAATCACGCCGAACCTCGGTGCGAGCGTCGAAGGTGTTCCATTCATCTCGGTATCCGGCGCGTTCAACATCGGCAACAATTTCGAAGGCCAATTGCCACAGGTGGGCAATAGCTTTGCGTGGTCCGATAACTTGAGCAAGGTGTGGGGCAATCACACGCTGAAGTTTGGTGGCGATGTTCGCCGCATGCGCTTCGACCAGACGCTGTACTACAACGTCAACGGCTACTACTCGTACTATTCCGATTCGACGACCACCGGCTTACCGTTGGCGGACTGGTTCCTCGGATTGCCGGCGAGCTATTCGCAGGGTTCAGCGCAGCGCGAAAACGTCCGCAGCACATCTCTGTATCTGTTCGCGCAAGACAGCTGGAAGATCAAACCGAACATCACGTTGAACTATGGATTGCGCTGGGAGTTGAATACACCGCTTGCTGACCAACTTGGCCACGTGCAAACGTACCGCCCCGGGCAGGTTACGGACAAGTATCCATGCACCTGCGGACCCAACGCTCCGGACAACGCCTTCTTCCCTGTCGGGTTGGTATTCCCCGGAGATAAAGGTGTACCACCGGGTATGACGGACACCTATTACAAGGGATGGGCGCCGCGCATCGGTATCGCATACAGTCCGAATGCCGATAGCGGGCTGAGCAAGGCCCTGTTCGGAGGCCCCGGGAAGACCAGTATCCGCGCAGGCTTTGGCTTGTTCTACAACCCGATTGAGCAGCTTGTGCTTGAGCAGTTCGGCGCCGAGCCTCCGTTCGGCGGTAGCAACTACATCTACGATTCCATGTTCAATACGCCGTTCCAGGATACGGCGGGCAACCAGTACCCGAACCCGTTCAACGGGATCCTGACGCCGAAGCCAGGGACGTCGATCGACTGGTCTTCGTTCCGTCCGATCCTTCTCTACGGCGATATGCAGCCGCACATCCGGACGCAGTACTCCGAGCAGTACAACCTGAATATCCAGCGCGAGTTCGGCAAAGACACCGTGCTGCAACTCGGTTACGTTGGCTCACAGGCTCACCGCCTGCTGGTTACGCATGACATCAACTATGCGAATCCGCAAACGTGTCTCGACCTAAACGCCACCATGGGTGACGGGACGTGCGCGCAGTACTTTGGCGACAGCTCCTTCTACATCCCGGAAGGCACGGTCATCGCTCCGCAGGGCTTGAACCTTCCCTACAATCCGGATGGCTCAACCTTTATTCCTGGCGGTACCGTGGTTGGGCCGAACGGCATCACTCTCGTTGGTCTTCGCCCCTACTCTTCCCCCAATTGCCATCCGATGACGGGCGTTGGTTGCCCGGCGGACCAAGTACCAGTCTTCTCGAGCATCTTTGCGCAGGACACGGTCGGCAATTCGAACTACAACTCGTTCCAGGCAATGCTGCAACGGCGGTTCTCCGCTGGTCTGCAGTTCCAGCTGGCGTACACCTACAGCAAATCTCTCGATGAAGGCTCGAGCTTCGAAGGTATCGTCAATCCGGTCGACATTCATCGCAGCTATGCCGCTTCGCTCTTCGACGCGCGACATCGCTTTGTCGCCAGCTACGATTGGGAACTGCCGATCCGCAAGTTCGAAGGCTTCGCAGGCAAAGCGCTCAACGGCTGGGCGACCTCGGGCATCGTGACGATCCAGAGCGGATTCCCGATCCGCATAACCGACCAGAACGACAACGAGTTGTATAGCAGCTTCGATTTCGAAACCGTTGGGCAACCGAACCAGGTCGGAAAATTCACCACTTGGGATCCCCGGTCGCACGGCGGCTACTATTTCGATGGTACCGACGGCCAAATCTTCACGGATAACGTCGCCTTGGGAACCGTCGGTAACGCGAGCCGTACCATCTGCTGTGGTCCCGGAATTGCCAACTGGGACATGACGTTCGTGAAGAACACGAAATTCGGCGAGCGTTGGGACACGCAGTTCCGCGCTGAGTTCTTCAATATTCTCAACCACACCCAGTTCTATAACCCCGATGGCAACATCACGGATGGAAGCGACTTCGGACGCATCAAGAGCACTCGCGACCCGCGCCTCATCCAGTTTGCCTTCAAGATTCTCTTTTAG
- a CDS encoding cupin domain-containing protein: MATKNSIRSVHKNGGRGVAIVPADAPANANDAPLLKIGEVADTVGISASVIRSWEKLGLIAPQRTGSKYRLYSQEDVRLLQRARYLSRVRGMNAPAIIELMRTKGEIKASRNGSADNVGLRLRLVRTSRGLSLAQVAEAVGISVGFLSAIERSAMSASVATLRKLAKFYKLNILDLFDQSGGRQYLVRPAERRQLDASDGVRMELLAWGNPVMEPHLFHVAPGAGSGDEEYSHEGEEFLFVLTGLLNLVVDGKEYRLQKGDSFYFESSTPHRWSNTGSKEAVVLWVNTPPTF; encoded by the coding sequence TTGGCCACGAAAAATTCAATTCGTTCCGTTCACAAGAACGGCGGTCGCGGCGTAGCGATCGTGCCCGCGGATGCCCCGGCGAACGCGAACGACGCGCCCCTGCTGAAGATCGGTGAAGTGGCCGACACCGTGGGTATCTCCGCCTCAGTCATTCGCTCGTGGGAAAAGCTCGGACTCATCGCGCCGCAACGTACCGGCAGTAAATACCGGCTCTATTCGCAGGAAGATGTACGTCTGCTTCAGCGCGCTCGCTATTTAAGCAGGGTTCGCGGCATGAACGCGCCGGCGATCATCGAATTGATGCGCACCAAGGGCGAGATCAAGGCTAGCCGCAACGGATCGGCCGACAACGTTGGACTCCGCTTGCGATTAGTGCGCACTTCGCGTGGTCTCTCACTGGCTCAGGTCGCTGAAGCGGTAGGAATCTCGGTTGGGTTCTTAAGCGCGATTGAACGCTCGGCCATGAGCGCATCAGTTGCGACCCTCCGCAAACTCGCGAAGTTCTACAAGCTCAACATCCTCGATCTCTTCGACCAAAGTGGTGGTCGTCAGTATCTTGTACGCCCTGCAGAACGCCGCCAACTCGATGCCAGCGACGGTGTGCGCATGGAATTGCTTGCGTGGGGCAATCCCGTCATGGAGCCGCATCTGTTCCACGTCGCGCCTGGCGCCGGTAGCGGCGACGAGGAGTACTCGCACGAAGGCGAAGAGTTTTTGTTTGTGCTTACCGGCCTGCTCAACCTGGTAGTGGATGGCAAAGAGTACCGCCTGCAGAAAGGCGACAGCTTCTACTTCGAGAGCTCCACGCCACATCGCTGGTCGAATACAGGATCGAAAGAAGCCGTAGTCTTGTGGGTAAATACGCCGCCGACGTTCTAG
- a CDS encoding ABC transporter substrate-binding protein, with protein MSKRFALALLVVCTLFLGSCSKKVPTLNLLVWEGYADPSFVKGFEEKYHCKVAASYMGSSDELVAKLRGGSASNYDVISPSSDVATSIAKNGLAAEIDTTQIPDYNSLSQQLRDLPLVKANGKTYGVPFMWGPNPLLYDTSYYKTAPQSWADLWDPKLKSKISVWDDLSTVYMAAQVLGYDKPDPAHLYNLTDDELEKVKAKLLELKPNVRKMWSTGGELTNLFQNHEVVAAMGWPLMTNQLHKANFPIGETIPKENTTGWIDHLMITAASDNKDLAMKFLAYMVEAKTQKAVTDVTGYTPANPTAAQLMTDQEKKSLHLADVEGYQKHIYFWQDVPRRAKYNEIWNQVKAAQ; from the coding sequence ATGTCCAAACGCTTTGCCCTCGCGCTGCTGGTTGTCTGTACTTTGTTTCTCGGCTCATGCTCGAAGAAAGTGCCGACGCTCAACCTTCTCGTATGGGAGGGCTATGCCGATCCCTCTTTCGTGAAGGGCTTCGAAGAGAAATATCACTGCAAGGTCGCAGCAAGCTACATGGGGTCAAGCGATGAACTCGTCGCCAAGCTGCGTGGCGGTAGCGCGTCGAACTACGATGTAATCTCGCCGTCCAGTGACGTCGCGACTAGTATCGCGAAGAATGGTCTCGCCGCTGAAATCGACACTACGCAAATCCCCGACTACAACAGTCTCTCGCAGCAGCTTCGCGATCTCCCTCTCGTCAAAGCAAATGGCAAGACCTATGGAGTCCCATTCATGTGGGGCCCGAATCCTCTGCTTTACGACACTTCTTATTACAAGACGGCGCCGCAAAGCTGGGCTGACTTGTGGGACCCAAAGCTGAAGTCGAAGATCTCCGTCTGGGATGATCTCTCCACCGTCTATATGGCGGCACAAGTGCTCGGCTACGACAAGCCCGATCCAGCGCACCTCTACAATCTCACCGACGACGAACTCGAAAAAGTCAAAGCAAAGCTTCTCGAATTAAAGCCAAACGTTCGCAAGATGTGGTCTACCGGTGGGGAACTGACCAACCTTTTCCAGAACCACGAGGTCGTCGCCGCGATGGGCTGGCCGCTGATGACGAATCAACTTCATAAGGCCAACTTTCCAATCGGCGAAACCATTCCGAAGGAAAACACGACCGGCTGGATCGACCATTTGATGATCACCGCCGCCAGCGACAACAAAGATCTCGCGATGAAATTCCTGGCATACATGGTCGAAGCGAAAACGCAGAAGGCCGTTACCGACGTGACCGGCTACACACCGGCCAATCCCACTGCCGCGCAACTCATGACCGACCAGGAGAAGAAGAGCCTTCACCTCGCTGATGTCGAGGGCTACCAGAAGCACATCTATTTCTGGCAGGATGTTCCGCGCCGTGCGAAGTACAACGAAATCTGGAACCAGGTGAAAGCCGCGCAATAG
- a CDS encoding ABC transporter ATP-binding protein, whose product MTTSSVPENVSVGQALLAVDCVAKRFGKNIVLRDVSLTVAQGEFLSILGESGSGKTTLLRLIAGFEQPDGGTITMAGERIENLPPYKRRVNTVFQSYALFPHLNVEENVAYGLKVNKTSKGEIPKRVQEALAMVKMESFAKSKPSKLSGGQQQRVALARALVNRPKLLLLDEPLSALDANLRREMQFELKSLQREVGIAFVFVTHDQEEAMTMSDRVALLRYGALEQIASPREIYAKPATAYVAQFIGHSNLLRCTVSRGIARCGNLMFTTSAPDGPAVFSLRPEAIRIASTASDQVRFKGTVARQVFQGATELYELDAGGFRLNAKIYGSGVPSGESEFECSPADIVVVKESL is encoded by the coding sequence ATGACGACCTCATCCGTTCCGGAAAACGTCTCAGTCGGGCAGGCGCTGCTCGCGGTGGACTGCGTCGCCAAGCGCTTTGGAAAGAACATCGTTCTTCGAGACGTTTCCCTTACGGTCGCGCAAGGTGAGTTCCTCAGCATCCTCGGCGAGAGCGGTTCCGGCAAAACGACGCTGCTGCGTCTCATCGCGGGCTTCGAGCAACCGGACGGCGGTACCATCACCATGGCCGGCGAGCGCATCGAGAACCTCCCGCCTTACAAGCGCCGCGTAAACACGGTCTTCCAAAGCTACGCGCTCTTCCCACATCTCAACGTGGAAGAGAACGTCGCCTACGGATTGAAGGTCAACAAAACTTCCAAAGGTGAAATCCCCAAGCGTGTGCAGGAAGCGCTCGCCATGGTGAAGATGGAGAGTTTCGCAAAGTCGAAACCATCCAAGCTCAGCGGCGGACAGCAGCAGCGGGTTGCGCTCGCGCGCGCATTGGTAAATCGTCCCAAGCTCCTATTGCTCGACGAACCGCTGTCCGCGCTCGATGCCAACCTGCGGCGCGAAATGCAATTCGAATTGAAATCGCTCCAACGCGAAGTCGGCATCGCCTTCGTCTTTGTCACGCACGACCAGGAAGAGGCGATGACCATGTCCGATCGCGTCGCCCTGCTGCGTTACGGAGCACTGGAGCAGATTGCCAGTCCGCGGGAAATCTATGCCAAGCCCGCCACCGCGTATGTCGCGCAGTTCATCGGACACAGTAACCTCTTGCGCTGTACAGTGAGCCGCGGCATCGCTCGCTGCGGTAACCTGATGTTCACAACCTCGGCGCCCGACGGCCCCGCGGTCTTCTCGCTCCGGCCAGAAGCAATCCGCATCGCCAGCACGGCGAGCGATCAAGTCAGGTTCAAAGGCACCGTCGCTCGCCAGGTCTTCCAGGGCGCCACTGAGCTGTACGAACTCGACGCCGGCGGTTTTCGGCTGAATGCGAAGATCTATGGTTCGGGAGTTCCCTCGGGCGAGAGCGAATTCGAGTGTTCTCCCGCTGACATCGTTGTCGTGAAGGAGAGCCTCTAG
- a CDS encoding ABC transporter permease, with amino-acid sequence MFSRAYKAAVALPPIFWVAAFLLTPYLLLFCNSFWSVQDGQVIVHNWGLQNYKQLASVPVYVQVLLRSMKIAGGVTLLALLLGYPLAYYVAFYAKHKQLLYQLVIIPLWVSYLVRAYAWKTILGSDGVLNTLLQYLHITHEPVGALLYSPFAVVLTLTHIYTPFTFLPIYAALEHIPKNLVEASQDLGASRVKTFWRVIVPLSIPGVLAGATFAFVLSLGDFLAPLLLGGPSGIMISNVVVTLFGAAYDWPLGAAISVCMMLIVLALLFLTERLEKKWSFS; translated from the coding sequence GTGTTCTCCCGCGCCTACAAAGCTGCGGTGGCATTGCCCCCGATCTTTTGGGTCGCGGCGTTCCTGCTCACGCCCTATTTGCTCTTGTTCTGCAATAGCTTTTGGAGCGTGCAGGACGGTCAAGTGATCGTCCATAACTGGGGCCTGCAGAATTACAAACAACTCGCCAGTGTTCCCGTTTACGTGCAGGTATTGCTGCGCTCTATGAAGATCGCGGGCGGCGTTACGCTGCTCGCGCTGCTGCTCGGTTATCCGCTTGCGTATTACGTTGCGTTCTACGCCAAGCACAAGCAGTTGCTCTACCAGCTCGTCATCATTCCGCTGTGGGTGAGCTACCTCGTCCGCGCCTATGCGTGGAAGACGATCCTTGGCAGCGATGGAGTCCTCAACACGCTGCTGCAATACCTGCATATCACCCACGAGCCCGTCGGCGCGCTGCTCTACAGTCCGTTCGCCGTCGTACTTACATTGACGCATATCTATACGCCGTTCACGTTCCTGCCGATTTATGCGGCGCTCGAACATATCCCAAAGAATCTCGTGGAAGCCTCGCAAGACCTCGGCGCCTCGCGCGTAAAGACCTTCTGGCGTGTGATCGTCCCGCTTTCCATCCCCGGTGTCCTGGCCGGCGCGACGTTCGCCTTCGTGCTGAGCCTCGGCGACTTCCTCGCACCGCTGCTGCTCGGTGGGCCGAGCGGCATAATGATCTCCAACGTAGTGGTTACGCTCTTCGGCGCTGCCTATGATTGGCCGCTCGGCGCCGCGATATCCGTCTGCATGATGCTCATCGTTCTTGCCCTTCTTTTCCTCACCGAGCGCCTCGAAAAGAAATGGAGCTTCTCCTGA
- a CDS encoding ABC transporter permease, whose protein sequence is MSTSSEKRPLWLRIHMIAVFAFLYLPITILVIYSFNGGGVGGFPPRNFTLNWYRMLLDDGALWDAVLNSLEVAFAAVIIAVSLGLPAALALDRVNFPGKVLFRRLVLLPLILPGIITGLSLLMLVVAVHLKLSLVTIILGHGTALISVATTEIFAGLQKAQRSQEEASLDLGANYWQTFWRVTLPNLKLAIIGAALLIFTLSMDEIAVSFFLIGRDNTLPLEIWSRLRRGMTPEINAISTIIFVFSLALILFWYRLRKPGSEEWETAAHAVEGEA, encoded by the coding sequence ATGAGCACGAGCAGCGAGAAGCGCCCACTGTGGCTGCGCATTCACATGATCGCGGTCTTTGCGTTCCTCTATTTGCCGATCACAATCCTGGTCATCTACTCGTTTAATGGCGGCGGTGTCGGCGGGTTCCCGCCGCGCAACTTCACCCTCAACTGGTACCGCATGCTGCTCGACGACGGCGCACTCTGGGATGCCGTGCTCAATAGCCTTGAAGTCGCGTTCGCCGCTGTCATCATCGCTGTCAGCCTGGGCCTTCCGGCCGCGCTCGCCCTCGATCGCGTGAACTTTCCCGGCAAAGTCCTGTTCCGTCGGCTGGTGCTTCTACCGTTGATTCTTCCGGGCATCATTACAGGCCTTTCGCTGTTGATGCTCGTGGTCGCCGTGCATCTGAAGCTCAGCCTGGTAACGATCATTCTCGGTCACGGTACCGCTCTCATCTCCGTCGCGACGACAGAAATCTTCGCAGGTCTGCAAAAGGCCCAGCGCTCGCAGGAAGAAGCCTCACTCGATCTCGGCGCGAATTATTGGCAAACATTCTGGCGCGTCACGCTTCCGAACCTGAAGCTTGCAATCATCGGCGCTGCGCTGCTCATCTTCACGCTCTCCATGGACGAGATCGCCGTCAGCTTTTTCCTTATCGGGCGCGACAACACTCTGCCACTCGAGATCTGGTCGCGCCTGCGCCGCGGCATGACCCCCGAGATCAACGCCATTTCAACCATCATCTTTGTCTTTTCTCTGGCACTCATTTTGTTCTGGTATCGCTTGCGCAAGCCCGGCTCTGAAGAATGGGAGACCGCGGCCCACGCCGTCGAAGGGGAAGCATGA
- a CDS encoding FAD-dependent oxidoreductase has protein sequence MSTNRRDFIRFVVAGAVAAGCPIPLRAVPAEAKTEVDGEHNEICHQVRDGHAFAKPASSAKYDVVIVGGGVSGMTAAYLLRDKNFLLLEKEPHWGGNSYMEEYNGVGYATGGAFLELGERASEFSKSLGLEQLPIENWDGMILNGKFVADCWGDGIDKIPYSASVRESFKKWREEILKIDVLSRAAELDALPLTHFTKGYPQELTEWWDNYGPSNWGAKSAETSALIVLYEMQQIAGKTRKDRRCTLPGGIGALNRRLSEVLTEKHKEHMQLSATTVAVAQKKDGVDVTYIVNGEPKTVSAKAVIMATPKFITARLVESMPAAQKAAIAKMHYVPYCVVNLMYDKPVFNSGYDTWCPGNRFTDFIVADWTVRNQPGYKQKYNIITCYTPLEEEERVLLLTEDGAKSVAEDVLRDFKKLLPETNADPLEVHIYRRGHPMYKSLPGNFTKVQPQVRIPMERIAFANTDSEGPVSATGEGIKAAHRAVNEVNKMLAGISAKSASANG, from the coding sequence ATGAGCACCAATCGCAGAGATTTCATCCGTTTCGTCGTGGCGGGGGCAGTTGCCGCCGGCTGTCCAATTCCTCTGAGGGCCGTGCCTGCAGAGGCGAAAACTGAAGTAGATGGTGAGCACAACGAGATTTGTCACCAGGTCCGCGACGGCCACGCCTTCGCGAAGCCCGCGTCGTCGGCGAAGTACGACGTCGTAATTGTTGGCGGTGGCGTGAGCGGCATGACCGCTGCCTATCTCCTCCGCGATAAGAATTTCCTCCTGCTCGAGAAGGAACCCCATTGGGGCGGCAACTCTTACATGGAGGAATACAACGGCGTCGGCTATGCCACGGGCGGAGCCTTCCTTGAACTAGGAGAACGCGCGTCGGAATTCTCAAAGTCGCTCGGGTTGGAGCAGCTTCCCATCGAGAACTGGGACGGCATGATTCTCAATGGCAAGTTCGTTGCTGATTGCTGGGGCGATGGCATCGACAAGATTCCGTATTCAGCCAGCGTTCGCGAGAGCTTTAAAAAATGGCGCGAAGAGATATTGAAGATCGACGTGCTCTCGCGTGCCGCCGAACTCGACGCGCTTCCGCTGACGCATTTCACCAAGGGCTATCCGCAAGAGCTCACGGAGTGGTGGGACAACTACGGGCCATCCAACTGGGGCGCGAAATCCGCGGAAACCTCGGCGCTGATCGTCCTCTACGAAATGCAGCAGATCGCGGGAAAGACGCGCAAAGACCGGCGCTGCACATTGCCGGGAGGAATCGGCGCCTTGAACCGCCGCTTGTCGGAAGTTCTAACCGAAAAGCACAAAGAACACATGCAACTGTCTGCAACCACCGTCGCGGTCGCGCAGAAAAAAGATGGCGTGGACGTGACCTACATCGTGAACGGGGAACCGAAAACCGTTTCCGCGAAAGCCGTCATCATGGCCACACCAAAGTTCATCACCGCGCGCCTCGTCGAGAGCATGCCCGCCGCGCAAAAGGCAGCCATCGCGAAAATGCACTACGTCCCGTACTGCGTGGTGAACTTGATGTATGACAAGCCGGTGTTCAACAGCGGTTACGATACCTGGTGCCCGGGCAATCGCTTTACCGACTTCATCGTCGCCGATTGGACAGTTCGAAACCAGCCTGGCTACAAGCAGAAGTACAACATCATCACTTGCTATACGCCGCTCGAAGAAGAAGAGCGTGTGTTGCTCCTGACGGAAGACGGCGCGAAGAGCGTGGCGGAAGATGTTTTGAGAGACTTCAAAAAACTTCTGCCCGAAACAAACGCCGATCCGCTCGAAGTGCACATCTACCGGCGCGGCCATCCGATGTACAAATCGCTGCCCGGCAACTTCACCAAGGTCCAACCGCAAGTCCGGATCCCGATGGAGCGCATCGCCTTCGCAAACACCGATTCAGAAGGCCCGGTCTCCGCCACCGGCGAGGGAATCAAGGCCGCACATCGCGCCGTGAATGAAGTGAACAAGATGCTCGCCGGTATCTCCGCAAAAAGCGCATCCGCTAACGGCTAG